Genomic segment of Alphaproteobacteria bacterium:
GCCACCGCCGGATCCCGCCGCCGACATTGAAAGCGTGCTGGTAGAGCCGCCCAATATCTGCTTGAAATCAAGCGGTTTAATGTCCATCGGGCGATAGCCGACGGAGTCCGCATTGGCGATGTTCTGGGCGATGATTTTCTGGCGTTCTTCGTGCCAGTCCATCTTCCTCAGCATCGCGGACATTAAATTCAAATCTTGCATAGCCATGAGATTTCCCCTTCTCACCTATTACATATGCAACGCGCGTGCCATGTAACAAGTGTCTCCCCTATTGAAAACTCTACCATAGTCGCGGAATCCTGAGTCAGGAATTTGGGGTTAAGGATTTGTTAAGAGTTTGGTAGAGTGAGCGCATGGTCGATATCCACGACACCGACGACGAGCAAAAGAAACCGGACGCGCTGGAGAGCCGGCGGTTGGCTGCTGTCGCGCTCAAGAAATATGGAATTGACGATAGTTCGCTGCCCAAGGTCGTGGCGGCGGGTTACGGGAAACTGGCGGAGCAGATTGTCGATCTGGCCTTTAAAAACGGGGTCAAGGTGCGGGAGGACAAGGAGATGGCCCAAATTCTGGCCGCCATCGAGCTGGATTCCGAGATACCGTCCGAGGCTTTGGTGGCGATTGCCGAAATCCTCGCCTATGTTTATAAAGCTAATCAAACCTATAACCGCGACGATCCGAAAGAACTGCCGTGACCAAAGACGAACTGGCGAAGCGCCTGAAATCCATCACCGATTATGTGCGTGATTGCGAGCGCCGCGTCAGCCTGGGCGAGATCATGGATTTGCAGGGGCTCGACAATAACGTCGCCGAGGTCTGCGACCTGATCGCCGCGCTGCCCGGCAAGGACGGTCAGGAGCTTGAATCACAGATGACAATTCTGATCGGCAGCCTTGAAACGCTGGCGGATGCCATGCGCAAGCAGGATGAAGGGAAAGACGACTGATGGAAACCGAACGCCTGATGACGGCGATGGCCGCCTTTGCCTTTGTGGT
This window contains:
- a CDS encoding EscU/YscU/HrcU family type III secretion system export apparatus switch protein, which translates into the protein MVDIHDTDDEQKKPDALESRRLAAVALKKYGIDDSSLPKVVAAGYGKLAEQIVDLAFKNGVKVREDKEMAQILAAIELDSEIPSEALVAIAEILAYVYKANQTYNRDDPKELP